From the genome of Pungitius pungitius chromosome 21, fPunPun2.1, whole genome shotgun sequence, one region includes:
- the LOC119212605 gene encoding mucin-17-like isoform X1, whose product MNSWKMSSQLSLNVPDESVCWLHEECLPEVTFLDVTCSSPHPAGVPATPATPATTGSANSRLNSLQAPQSSSSIDLNTTSQLPCPQKERPDLLQWCLSRPNAASGTLGAKPSRQNGTKTLSETSSSDVAQETHSEFHSSELSVSYDKMVDPLESMYRPERFMDSRYFPEITLLDVTRESEPTDGGESSFMEVPQENILESSRTSPEHSGSNEVMVQPSGDNTFNAHPSNVTQDLSSSSVVTVQCTASESSASDTQCDTSSKNVTSELHGEPPGTSTPVEANDEEPLSRHEAELTSKETQPSPETCGSVSSPLNSLQSSHSSSSTNLNTTTTTLPGPRNTTLDLTPSNASSPKAESEPTDRATPLSTNTTETSLCVNRTFPAVKAPGSSDMQTSISLRTSCGNTFIGKAGSGTFCLQNNTFDAKPPKQNDTVTLSEASSNDGLQNTFDKATPPGVRNSTSTPKESSCKAQPPERDGTPSSTVPDTKIVDTPECVSEADPAVEVASGADQCETTRRSRPSLPLTSRLSDTFGCQTMETENKSEHPFNLDESLDLRADILITSTPMTTCKILSVTTERAEGKTIAAQKRLCGEGPAGLPHGPKSLLPPSRTASQLLRQKSGSALSGRFDASTSGLPMTRQRTQAEALKNAAQATGVSSAYKLRASTTGLKVPNSGLPRPQLSGIPSGIQRPAAGLRPPSARSNASSSSHVNRPRGPTAAANPVTKATHSKKQPLSRGEPLPIAKKKRMDAASGVSASDGSAAEVSACSDAVGRHRALKQPATSHPAVPARGKGHECATCVMLKQQLQQKSEEIQRLKEELLKKS is encoded by the exons ATGAACAGCTGGAAAATGTCTTCTCAGCTGTCATTGAACGTCCCGGATGAAAGTGTGTGCTGGCTGCATGAGGAATGCTTGCCAGAAGTGACCTTCCTTGATGTTACATGTAGTTCACCTCACCCTGCGGGAGTGCCTGCTACACCTGCTACGCCTGCTACAACCGGGTCTGCGAACAGCAGGTTGAACTCGCTCCAGGCCCCCCAGTCGAGTTCCTCCATCGACTTAAACACCACTTCTCAATTGCCCTGCCCTCAGAAAGAGAGGCCGGATCTCCTCCAATGGTGTTTGAGCCGCCCGAACGCGGCGTCTGGGACTCTCGGTGCTAAACCTTCGCGGCAGAATGGAACCAAAACCTTGTCGGAAACAAGCTCGAGTGACGTCGCTCAAGAAACCCATTCTGAATTCCACTCTTCTGAACTGTCAGTCTCTTATGATAAGATGGTTGATCCCCTTGAGAGTATGTATCGTCCGGAGCGCTTTATGGATTCCCGATACTTCCCAGAAATTACTCTGCTGGATGTCACGCGCGAATCAGAGCCCACAGACGGAGGAGAATCCTCTTTTATGGAGGTCCCGCAAGAGAATATTCTGGAAAGCTCTAGGACCTCACCGGAGCACAGTGGGTCAAACGAGGTAATGGTTCAGCCATCGGGTGACAACACATTTAATGCGCATCCTTCGAATGTTACTCAAGACCTTAGCTCCTCGAGTGTTGTGACTGTTCAGTGTACTGCGTCGGAATCCTCCGCTTCTGACACGCAGTGCGACACCAGTTCAAAGAACGTCACCTCTGAGCTTCACGGTGAACCTCCGGGGACATCGACCCCCGTGGAAGCTAACGACGAAGAGCCGCTCTCTCGCCACGAGGCCGAGTTGACGAGCAAGGAGACGCAACCAAGCCCAGAAACCTGTGGTTCTGTGAGCAGCCCCTTAAACTCTCTCCAGTCCTCCCATTCCAGTTCTTCCACCAATttaaacaccaccaccaccacattACCCGGCCCTAGGAATACGACACTCGATCTTACCCCGTCTAATGCAAGCAGCCCCAAAGCAGAGAGCGAGCCTACAGATCGGGCTACTCCGCTCTCTACGAATACCACTGAAACCTCCCTCTGTGTTAATCGGACTTTCCCAGCCGTAAAGGCACCGGGTTCGTCCGATATGCAGACCAGTATTTCTCTTCGAACATCCTGTGGTAATACCTTTATAGGTAAAGCTGGCTCCGGAACCTTTTGTCTCCAGAACAACACCTTCGACGCTAAACCTCCCAAACAGAACGACACGGTAACTTTGTCAGAAGCGAGCTCAAACGACGGCCTCCAGAACACTTTTGACAAGGCCACGCCTCCCGGGGTTCGTAATTCAACGAGTACCCCTAAAGAAAGCAGCTGCAAAGCCCAACCTCCCGAACGCGACGGGACACCATCGAGCACAGTCCCCGATACCAAGATAGTTGACACCCCTGAGTGCGTGTCAGAAGCTGATCCCGCTGTTGAGGTGGCTTCTGGAGCCGATCAATGCGAGACGACGCGTCGCTCGCGACCCAGTCTGCCGCTGACAAGTAGGCTCTCTGACACTTTTGGCTGTCAAACCATGGAAACGGAAAACAAATCAGAACACCCATTCAATTTGGATGAATCCCTAGATTTAAGGGCCGACATTTTGATCACTTCAACGCCGATGACCACCTGTAAGATTTTAAGCGTAACCACAGAACGAGCGGAGGGCAAAACCATTGCGGCGCAGAAAAGGCTGTGTGGGGAGGGTCCCGCTGGTCTGCCACATGGTCCGAAATCCCTCTTGCCTCCGTCGAGGACTGCGTCCCAGCTGTTGAGGCAGAAGTCAGGCTCCGCCCTCTCTGGGAGGTTTGATGCGTCGACCTCAGGCCTCCCCATGACGAGGCAAAGGACCCAGGCTGAAGCTTTGAAAAATGCAGCCCAG GCCACAGGAGTATCAAGCGCCTACAAATTGCGGGCTTCTACAACAG GATTAAAGGTACCCAATTCGGGCTTGCCGAGACCTCAGTTGAGTGGCATACCGTCAGGCATCCAGAGACCTGCAGCAGGTCTCAGGCCGCCATCAGCCAGAAGCAACgcatcatcatcctcacacGTTAACAGACCCCGTGGACCTACAG CAGCTGCTAACCCAGTGACGAAGGCTACACATTCCAAGAAGCAGCCTTTATCCAGAGGTGAACCTTTACCAatagcaaagaagaaaagaatgg ATGCTGCATCCGGCGTCTCTGCGTCGGACGGCTCTGCTGCTGAGGTCTCAGCCTGTAGCGATGCTGTTGGTCGACACAGGGCCTTGAAACAGCCCGCGACCAGCCATCCAGCTGTGCCAGCCAGAGGAAAAGGCCACG
- the LOC119212605 gene encoding mucin-17-like isoform X2 translates to MNSWKMSSQLSLNVPDESVCWLHEECLPEVTFLDVTCSSPHPAGVPATPATPATTGSANSRLNSLQAPQSSSSIDLNTTSQLPCPQKERPDLLQWCLSRPNAASGTLGAKPSRQNGTKTLSETSSSDVAQETHSEFHSSELSVSYDKMVDPLESMYRPERFMDSRYFPEITLLDVTRESEPTDGGESSFMEVPQENILESSRTSPEHSGSNEVMVQPSGDNTFNAHPSNVTQDLSSSSVVTVQCTASESSASDTQCDTSSKNVTSELHGEPPGTSTPVEANDEEPLSRHEAELTSKETQPSPETCGSVSSPLNSLQSSHSSSSTNLNTTTTTLPGPRNTTLDLTPSNASSPKAESEPTDRATPLSTNTTETSLCVNRTFPAVKAPGSSDMQTSISLRTSCGNTFIGKAGSGTFCLQNNTFDAKPPKQNDTVTLSEASSNDGLQNTFDKATPPGVRNSTSTPKESSCKAQPPERDGTPSSTVPDTKIVDTPECVSEADPAVEVASGADQCETTRRSRPSLPLTSRLSDTFGCQTMETENKSEHPFNLDESLDLRADILITSTPMTTCKILSVTTERAEGKTIAAQKRLCGEGPAGLPHGPKSLLPPSRTASQLLRQKSGSALSGRFDASTSGLPMTRQRTQAEALKNAAQATGVSSAYKLRASTTGLKVPNSGLPRPQLSGIPSGIQRPAAGLRPPSARSNASSSSHVNRPRGPTAANPVTKATHSKKQPLSRGEPLPIAKKKRMDAASGVSASDGSAAEVSACSDAVGRHRALKQPATSHPAVPARGKGHECATCVMLKQQLQQKSEEIQRLKEELLKKS, encoded by the exons ATGAACAGCTGGAAAATGTCTTCTCAGCTGTCATTGAACGTCCCGGATGAAAGTGTGTGCTGGCTGCATGAGGAATGCTTGCCAGAAGTGACCTTCCTTGATGTTACATGTAGTTCACCTCACCCTGCGGGAGTGCCTGCTACACCTGCTACGCCTGCTACAACCGGGTCTGCGAACAGCAGGTTGAACTCGCTCCAGGCCCCCCAGTCGAGTTCCTCCATCGACTTAAACACCACTTCTCAATTGCCCTGCCCTCAGAAAGAGAGGCCGGATCTCCTCCAATGGTGTTTGAGCCGCCCGAACGCGGCGTCTGGGACTCTCGGTGCTAAACCTTCGCGGCAGAATGGAACCAAAACCTTGTCGGAAACAAGCTCGAGTGACGTCGCTCAAGAAACCCATTCTGAATTCCACTCTTCTGAACTGTCAGTCTCTTATGATAAGATGGTTGATCCCCTTGAGAGTATGTATCGTCCGGAGCGCTTTATGGATTCCCGATACTTCCCAGAAATTACTCTGCTGGATGTCACGCGCGAATCAGAGCCCACAGACGGAGGAGAATCCTCTTTTATGGAGGTCCCGCAAGAGAATATTCTGGAAAGCTCTAGGACCTCACCGGAGCACAGTGGGTCAAACGAGGTAATGGTTCAGCCATCGGGTGACAACACATTTAATGCGCATCCTTCGAATGTTACTCAAGACCTTAGCTCCTCGAGTGTTGTGACTGTTCAGTGTACTGCGTCGGAATCCTCCGCTTCTGACACGCAGTGCGACACCAGTTCAAAGAACGTCACCTCTGAGCTTCACGGTGAACCTCCGGGGACATCGACCCCCGTGGAAGCTAACGACGAAGAGCCGCTCTCTCGCCACGAGGCCGAGTTGACGAGCAAGGAGACGCAACCAAGCCCAGAAACCTGTGGTTCTGTGAGCAGCCCCTTAAACTCTCTCCAGTCCTCCCATTCCAGTTCTTCCACCAATttaaacaccaccaccaccacattACCCGGCCCTAGGAATACGACACTCGATCTTACCCCGTCTAATGCAAGCAGCCCCAAAGCAGAGAGCGAGCCTACAGATCGGGCTACTCCGCTCTCTACGAATACCACTGAAACCTCCCTCTGTGTTAATCGGACTTTCCCAGCCGTAAAGGCACCGGGTTCGTCCGATATGCAGACCAGTATTTCTCTTCGAACATCCTGTGGTAATACCTTTATAGGTAAAGCTGGCTCCGGAACCTTTTGTCTCCAGAACAACACCTTCGACGCTAAACCTCCCAAACAGAACGACACGGTAACTTTGTCAGAAGCGAGCTCAAACGACGGCCTCCAGAACACTTTTGACAAGGCCACGCCTCCCGGGGTTCGTAATTCAACGAGTACCCCTAAAGAAAGCAGCTGCAAAGCCCAACCTCCCGAACGCGACGGGACACCATCGAGCACAGTCCCCGATACCAAGATAGTTGACACCCCTGAGTGCGTGTCAGAAGCTGATCCCGCTGTTGAGGTGGCTTCTGGAGCCGATCAATGCGAGACGACGCGTCGCTCGCGACCCAGTCTGCCGCTGACAAGTAGGCTCTCTGACACTTTTGGCTGTCAAACCATGGAAACGGAAAACAAATCAGAACACCCATTCAATTTGGATGAATCCCTAGATTTAAGGGCCGACATTTTGATCACTTCAACGCCGATGACCACCTGTAAGATTTTAAGCGTAACCACAGAACGAGCGGAGGGCAAAACCATTGCGGCGCAGAAAAGGCTGTGTGGGGAGGGTCCCGCTGGTCTGCCACATGGTCCGAAATCCCTCTTGCCTCCGTCGAGGACTGCGTCCCAGCTGTTGAGGCAGAAGTCAGGCTCCGCCCTCTCTGGGAGGTTTGATGCGTCGACCTCAGGCCTCCCCATGACGAGGCAAAGGACCCAGGCTGAAGCTTTGAAAAATGCAGCCCAG GCCACAGGAGTATCAAGCGCCTACAAATTGCGGGCTTCTACAACAG GATTAAAGGTACCCAATTCGGGCTTGCCGAGACCTCAGTTGAGTGGCATACCGTCAGGCATCCAGAGACCTGCAGCAGGTCTCAGGCCGCCATCAGCCAGAAGCAACgcatcatcatcctcacacGTTAACAGACCCCGTGGACCTACAG CTGCTAACCCAGTGACGAAGGCTACACATTCCAAGAAGCAGCCTTTATCCAGAGGTGAACCTTTACCAatagcaaagaagaaaagaatgg ATGCTGCATCCGGCGTCTCTGCGTCGGACGGCTCTGCTGCTGAGGTCTCAGCCTGTAGCGATGCTGTTGGTCGACACAGGGCCTTGAAACAGCCCGCGACCAGCCATCCAGCTGTGCCAGCCAGAGGAAAAGGCCACG